In one window of Candidatus Thermoplasmatota archaeon DNA:
- a CDS encoding lysophospholipid acyltransferase family protein, with the protein MLRYDGPDWRDVSLFYRATYRLGRRPLIALVPLFAKGAENMPRSGGVIIAPNHQTYADPVLVAAVMPRPSFFLAKAELFRNRFTNWFFRSNGAVPVFRGAREGNPDAVRFAREKLESGHAVMVYPEATRAGPDALLEFRTGVARLALETGCPILPVGLDLYRFWPHDRTFPRFGRGAWIAVGEPWTPARDLDVVREADPARAATRALAERVGGLVAECRAARARRDRWKP; encoded by the coding sequence ATGCTCCGCTACGACGGGCCGGATTGGCGTGACGTCTCCCTCTTCTACCGGGCGACGTACCGTCTCGGTCGCCGGCCCCTCATCGCCCTCGTGCCGCTCTTCGCGAAGGGCGCGGAGAACATGCCGAGGTCCGGCGGCGTCATCATCGCGCCGAACCACCAGACGTACGCGGACCCGGTCCTCGTCGCGGCCGTGATGCCTCGTCCGTCCTTCTTCCTCGCGAAGGCCGAGCTTTTCCGCAACCGCTTCACGAACTGGTTCTTCCGCTCGAACGGGGCCGTCCCCGTCTTCCGGGGGGCGCGCGAGGGCAACCCGGACGCCGTCCGGTTCGCGCGCGAGAAGCTCGAATCGGGCCACGCCGTCATGGTCTACCCCGAAGCGACACGCGCGGGCCCCGACGCCCTGCTCGAGTTCCGAACCGGCGTCGCCCGCCTCGCGCTCGAGACCGGATGCCCGATCCTCCCGGTCGGCCTCGACCTCTACCGCTTCTGGCCCCACGACCGGACGTTCCCGCGGTTCGGGCGCGGCGCCTGGATCGCGGTCGGCGAGCCATGGACGCCCGCGCGCGACCTCGATGTCGTGCGCGAGGCCGACCCTGCGCGCGCCGCGACCCGCGCCCTCGCGGAGCGCGTGGGCGGCCTCGTCGCGGAATGCCGCGCGGCACGCGCGCGCCGCGACCGATGGAAGCCCTGA
- a CDS encoding nucleotidyltransferase family protein, whose product MGARRPETGTKLLPTRLEPPRFNSREREAYARALDVLSAAKVDYLLGGAVALNAHTGIWRETKDLDVFVRPDDVAKTLEAFERRGFEVETVDPVWLSKAWLGKFFIDVIHRNANGTGPVDDGWFERAPRMEVLGRVVPVVPVEELFLSKMFVGTRDRWDGADVLHIMFAANGVMDWARVLEKVGEHWELLLSYLHLFGYAYPGHVDRVPAWVFDTLVERFREHAGERQTGLAFRGTMLDPVSFLVDVREWGLPDARAEARRAAHEEG is encoded by the coding sequence ATGGGCGCGCGCAGGCCGGAAACCGGAACGAAGCTCCTCCCGACGCGGCTCGAGCCGCCGCGCTTCAATTCGCGCGAGCGCGAGGCCTATGCGAGGGCGCTCGACGTGCTTTCCGCGGCGAAGGTGGATTACCTGCTCGGGGGCGCGGTCGCGCTGAATGCGCACACGGGCATCTGGCGCGAGACGAAGGATCTCGACGTGTTCGTCCGCCCGGACGACGTCGCGAAGACGCTCGAGGCCTTCGAGCGCCGCGGTTTCGAGGTGGAGACGGTCGATCCCGTCTGGCTCTCCAAAGCCTGGCTCGGGAAGTTCTTCATCGACGTCATCCACCGGAACGCGAACGGAACGGGGCCCGTCGACGACGGCTGGTTCGAACGCGCGCCGCGCATGGAGGTGCTCGGCCGCGTCGTGCCCGTCGTCCCCGTCGAGGAGCTCTTCCTCTCGAAGATGTTCGTGGGAACGCGCGACCGGTGGGACGGCGCCGACGTGCTGCACATCATGTTCGCCGCGAACGGGGTCATGGACTGGGCGCGCGTGCTCGAAAAGGTGGGGGAGCACTGGGAGCTTCTCCTGTCGTACCTCCATCTTTTCGGCTACGCCTACCCGGGTCACGTCGACCGCGTCCCGGCCTGGGTGTTCGACACGCTCGTCGAGCGCTTCCGCGAGCACGCCGGGGAGCGGCAGACGGGGCTCGCGTTCAGGGGCACCATGCTCGACCCCGTGAGCTTCCTCGTCGACGTGCGC
- a CDS encoding complex I NDUFA9 subunit family protein, producing the protein MRVFVTGGTGFVGPSILDAILARGHRVTALVHRQPPPARPGLSTAKGDVARGELPDLAGHDAVVHLVGIIDEKPSKGLTFERLHVEATRHVVEAAKRVGIRRFLHMSANGADLALTPYQRTKLAAEQVVKDAGLDATIFRPSFIAGPGEGFHAKLAPVIRYAPVVPVLGGGSAVMQPVAAGDVGLAFAKALDEPVAVGKTYCVAGPETLTFRQYLERLAKLMGRKRAYAPVPEGLALAMAKLPGFPATPDQLRMLFAGNACADARWAEDLGITPTPWEAAMTDLR; encoded by the coding sequence GTCTTCGTCACCGGAGGGACGGGCTTCGTTGGACCCTCGATCCTCGACGCGATCCTGGCGCGCGGCCACAGGGTCACCGCGCTCGTGCATCGGCAACCGCCGCCGGCCCGGCCCGGCCTCTCGACCGCGAAAGGCGACGTCGCGCGCGGCGAGCTTCCGGACCTCGCCGGGCACGACGCCGTCGTGCATCTCGTAGGCATCATCGACGAGAAACCGTCGAAGGGGTTGACGTTCGAGCGCCTCCACGTCGAGGCGACGCGCCACGTCGTCGAAGCCGCGAAACGGGTGGGCATCCGCCGCTTCCTGCACATGAGCGCGAACGGCGCCGACCTCGCGCTGACCCCCTACCAGCGCACGAAACTCGCGGCTGAGCAGGTCGTGAAGGACGCAGGCCTCGACGCGACGATCTTCCGCCCCTCGTTCATCGCCGGTCCCGGCGAGGGCTTCCACGCGAAGCTCGCGCCGGTCATCCGGTACGCGCCCGTGGTGCCGGTCCTCGGCGGCGGGAGCGCGGTCATGCAACCCGTCGCCGCGGGCGACGTCGGCCTCGCATTCGCGAAGGCCCTCGACGAGCCGGTCGCCGTGGGGAAGACCTACTGCGTCGCGGGCCCCGAGACGCTGACGTTCAGGCAGTATCTCGAGCGGCTCGCGAAGCTCATGGGACGGAAGCGCGCCTACGCCCCCGTGCCCGAAGGTCTCGCCCTCGCCATGGCGAAGCTGCCAGGCTTCCCCGCGACGCCCGACCAGCTGCGGATGCTTTTCGCCGGCAATGCCTGCGCGGATGCGCGTTGGGCGGAGGATCTCGGGATCACGCCGACCCCGTGGGAAGCCGCGATGACGGACCTCCGATAG